In Mus caroli chromosome 19, CAROLI_EIJ_v1.1, whole genome shotgun sequence, a genomic segment contains:
- the LOC110285729 gene encoding olfactory receptor 5B3-like: MENRTEMIRFILMGLTDDPDLQLPLFIIFLLIYIITLVGNLGLTLLILLDSQLHTPMYIFLSNLSLVDFCYSSTVTPKVMAGFIIGDKMMSYNACASQMFFFANFANVENYLLASMAYDRYAAVCKPLHYATTMTTRVCACLVISCYICGFLNASIYTVNALYLTFCELNVVHHFFCDIPAVMIASCSHRHVNDMVLISVASFNIFFALILILISYTFIFTNILKMHSNSGYRKALSTCASHFTAVSIFYGTIIFMYLQPRSSHSMDTDKIASVFYTMVIPMLNPLVYSLRNKDVKSAFTKIVLRSR, from the coding sequence ATGGAGAACAGGACAGAAATGATACGGTTCATCCTGATGGGACTCACTGATGATCCAGACCTGCAGCTTCCCCTCTTCATCATATTTCTTCTCATCTACATCATCACCCTTGTAGGGAACCTGGGGCTGACCCTGTTGATTCTCTTGGACTCTCAGCTCCACACTCCCATGTACATTTTCCTAAGTAACCTGTCCTTAGTGGACTTCTGTTACTCTTCAACAGTCACTCCAAAAGTCATGGCTGGATTCATTATAGGAGACAAGATGATGTCCTACAATGCTTGTGCCTCTCAGATGTTCTTTTTTGCAAACTTTGCCAACGTGGAAAACTATCTTTTGGCTtcaatggcctatgaccgctatgcaGCAGTCTGTAAACCCCTACATTATGCCACCACCATGACAACACGCGTGTGTGCATGTCTAGTCATTAGCTGTTATATCTGTGGTTTCCTGAATGCTTCCATCTATACTGTGAATGCATTATATCTCACCTTCTGTGAGTTAAACGTGGTCCACCATTTTTTCTGTGACATTCCAGCCGTCATGATTGCATCTTGTTCTCATAGACATGTTAATGACATGGTTCTTATTTCTGTAGCCAGCTTCAATATCTTCTTTGCGCTTATACTTATCTTAATATCCTACACATTCATTTTCACCAACATACTAAAGATGCATTCCAATTCAGGATATCGCAAAGCTCTCTCCACATGTGCCTCGCACTTCACAGCTGTCTCTATTTTCTATGGGACAATCATATTCATGTACTTGCAGCCCAGGTCCAGTCATTCCATGGACACTGACAAAATCGCATCTGTGTTCTACACCATGGTCATCCCTATGTTGAACCCTCTGGTTTACAGTCTGAGGAACAAGGATGTAAAAAGTGCATTCACAAAGATTGTATTGAGGTCAAGATAA